The Shinella zoogloeoides genome contains the following window.
CTTCATTTTGCATCTCCAATCGTTGACGCGTGACGTGAGTCCTTCGCGGCAGAACCTAAGTATCACCGCGACTCTCGAACGGCTGGGAGCGAGGGCGCAAAACTACGTGACGGCTGATTTGAGGAAGGCCGCAAGATCCAGGTCATCACGCAGCCATTTTCCTGACCGCATCCAGCACCCGGTCTTGCCGGTATGGCTTGGAAAAGAATGGAATATCCGGTGGGACAACAGCCTCTTCCGGCCACGGCCTTCCGGACGTGATTATGATCTGAATGGTCGGCCATTTGTTTCGAATACGGATGGCCAGCATGATGCCGTCGATGCCGCCCGGCATGTCCACGTCGGTGAAGACGACCCGGATGTCGCGCCGTTCTTCCAAAGCCACGAGCGCAGCAGAGGCATCTGATGCTTCCAGCACTTCGAAGCCGGCTTCTTCAATCATGTCCGATGCAAAGAGACGGAGAAGTGGCTCATCTTCCACGACAAGCACCACTGGTTTATTCATTCCACACACGTACTCCATCAAGCCTGGACCAACTGGCGCATAGAGGCATGCAGGTCCGCCGCGAGGCCTTCTGGATCGAAGCGAAGATCGACGCCACCAGTACCGACCAAACCGATGCTGATTAGCTTTGAGCCGAAGCCTTTACGCGTCGGCGGCACAACGGGAGGTCCGCCCTGCTCTCGCCACTCGATCTTCAGCAGATCGCCGTCCTGGCTGTCTTCGACGCCCCAAGACAGCGACACCTTCCCATAGTCGTTCGTCAGAGCGCCGTACTTGCAGGCGTTCGTTAGAAGTTCGTGCACGATGAGGGAAAAGGACAGCGCCGCTCTTGGCCCTAGCGCCACGGGCAATCCGGCCATTCTAACCCGATCCGAAAATCCGATCGCTTCTATGACGGTCGCCGCAACAGCTTGGAGATCAGCCTGTGTCCAGCTTGTCTGGAGCAGGGCGTCGTGTGCTGCGCTCAATGCCATCAGCCGGCCCTCGAAGGCGTAAACAGCATCGCGGTCGGTGACGGTTCGCAAGGTTTGGCTCGCGATAGCCTGAACCATGGTGAGCGTATTCTTCAGGCGATGCGCGATTTCACCATTTACGATGTGCTGGCGCTGCTCGGCACGATGCCGAGCGACCCCTGCCTCAAGTCGGTCTGCAGCGCTCCGCAAGAATGCAATCTCTTCGGCGGGCCAGAGCCGGGGGGTGCCGCAATGCACAAAGAAAACGGCAATTGTCTTGCCCTGATCGCGCACTGGCATGTCGATCACTGCGCGAATACCAATTCGCAACGCGCCATCGAGATTGTGCAGCGCGCGCTCGTCAGACAGGGCGTCCCTAACTATCAGAGGGTCGCCATCGACGAGTGGCTTGTGCAAACTCCCAAACTCGTCAAGCCGGTGTCGACCGGCGATGCTCATCACACCCGGTGCGGTCCAGTGTGTTTCAACGTTGATCGTCTCGACGTCATGGTCGACGGTTCCAAACCCGGCTCGGTCCGTGGCGAGGGTCCGACCAACGATGGCAGAGGTGCCAGACGTCATCTCCTCTGTGCCGCTACTGCTGCGGATTACCTCACCGATCTCAACAAGAGCAGTCTGGAGTTCAGTTAGGCGCTCGCTAGCCTTGGCGATCCGACGCAGTTCGAGATTCTCGCTGGCGAGACGGGCAAGCGCCTGGAGCATCGCCCTTTCCATCTCGCTCAGCCCTGCCGGCCGCGGAGCGGTATCGATAACACACAGCCGACCGACTACCGCCCCGGATCGAAGGACAAGCGGCGCGCCAGCATATGCCCTGAAGTGCTTCTCGCCGGTGACAAGTGGATTGCGTTTCGTTCGCGCATCGGCTGTCAAATCGACGATCTCTAGGAGGTCGCCTTTGTCGATGTCGATCCGACAGACCGAATGTTCGATATCCGTCTCGCACACGTCGAGCCCGTACTTGGCCTTGAACCATTGTCGGTCGGTGTCGAGAAGCGTGATCAGAGCGATAGGAACGCCACAGGCCTTAGCCGCAACGAACACGAGATCGTCGAAGGACTGCTCGTCCGGTGTGTCGAGAACCATGAGTTCAGCAAGCGCCTTCGCTCGCTGAACCGCCCCCGCGTCGGCCGCACTGGCGCTCAGGCTCAGCACGTCAATGTCCTTGCACGCGAGGCGGCCACTGCCCGCCCGATGTCCCAGCCTCACGCGTCACTGCAGCATCGCCACCTTCGACGATGAGGACAATCTTGCCTTGAATATGACCCGCCTCAGCACGCTCGTGGGCGGCAGCCGCTTCCGAGAGGGGGTACGTGCTATCGACCGCGACGCGAACGGTCCCGCTGTCCAGCAATCGGCCTAACTCGGCGAGTTGGGCTCCGTTGGATCGTACCTGTGTTGCAGAGACCGTAACGCCAAGGTTAGCGGCTTCATCGTGTCCCGCGAAGCCAAGCGGAAAGATTGGAAAAAGCGCGCCGCCGCGACGTATCGAACGCAAGAAGCGACTGGCTGTCGGGCCACCTACTGCATCGACGACGAGGTCCACCTCGCGCACCGAGTCTTCCGCCTTGATTTTCGTGTAGTCGATGAATTCGTCTGCGCCGAGATCGCGCAGAAATGTCTCGTGTCGGCCTGACGCAATAGCTATCACGCGCGCGCCCTTGTGTTTTGCTAACTGCAGTGCGAGGTGACCGACACCGCCGCCGGCGCCATTGATCATGACGCTTTTGCCTTCCAACGGGACCGGGTCGTGCCTCCCGGGCTGCAGGGGATTGGGTTCGCTATGACCCAGCTCTATCAGGTACTGCCACGCGGTCAGTCCCGACATCGGCGCTGCAGCGGCATGAACATGGTCGAGGCCGCGAGGTTTTAGCGCCAGATCTGATGCCGGTGCCGAAACGTACTCTGCGTATCCCAGGCTTTCGCCAAAACTTGGGAATCGGATCATTCCAAAAACTTCGTCACCCGGTGAAAACGCTGTGACATCCGGGGCGACAGCCTCAACGATCCCGGACACGTCCGAGCCGGGTATGGCCGGCAACTCGATCGGCGGTCTCCACTCGGGGGGCAGCGCCTTGTACCCTTCTCTGAGATACCAATCCGGAGGATTGAGGCCAGCCGCATGCACTCGGACGAGAACCTCGCCTGGCCTGACGGCGGGCTTTGGAGCATCCTCATAGCGGAGTACGCCGGGAGCACCGAATTCGTGGAAGCGGATTGCCTTCATCAATATCCTCCGGTCAAACGCGTTCAAGAAGAGCAACGGTGCCCTGGCCGCCGTCAGCGCAGATGCTGACGATCCCGCGCGACCCCACCGGCAGGGCCCACAGTTCCTTCACCGCTTGGCTAAGATCGCGCGCGCCGGTCGCCCCGAAGGGATGTCCGATGGCTACCGAACCGCCATTGGGGTTGACCCGAGTCCAATCGAACTCGCCCATGGCGGCCTCGACGCCGGCCTTTTCGCGTACCCAATCCGGATCGGCGATGGCCGCGACATTGGCCAACACCTGGGCGGCGAACGCTTCGTGGATCTCCCACAGAGCGATGTCGGAGAAGCCGAGGCGATGCCGCGCGAGCAAGCGCGGTATCCCGTAGGAAGGCGCCATCAGGAGCCCTTCCGTATGGAGGTCGACTGCCGACACTTCGTAGTCGACGAGCCGCGCGAAAGGCGTACCGGCGGGGAGTCTCCTCAGACCCGCGTCGTTGGCAACCCAGCAGCCGGCCGCTCCATCGGTGATGGGGGAACTGTTGCCGGCCGTCAGGCTGCCCTGTCCGCTCTCCCGATCGAAGGCTGGCTTTAGGGCGGCGAGGCGCTCGGCAGACGTATCTGCTCGCGGGTTCGCGTCGCGCGCCAGCTCCGGCAGAGAGGTGACAAGGTCGTCGAAGAAGCCGTTGTCCCAGCCGGCGACGGCTCGCTGGTGGCTCTTTAGAGCCCAGTCGTCCTGTGCTTCGCGCGAGACACGCCAAGCTTTGGCGGTCTCCTCCATGTGATCGCCCATCGTCCGACCGGTGATGCGGTTGGCCCACCCCTTGGTTGGAAGCACGAAGTCGTGCGGCGTCAGCGATTGCAGCGCCGAAAGTGCCGCGGCCGGATCCTGCCCGAACAGATCGGTCAGTCGCTTGGATGCTTCTGCGGTTAAGGCAAGCGATGGCCTGCTCATGACCTCTGCGCCGCCGACCATTGTCAGGTCGGTCCCGCCACCAAGCAGTCCTGCCGCAGCGAAGGTTGCAGTCATGCTGGTCGAGCACGCTAGGACAACGGAGAACGCGGGGATGCTGGGGTTGAGCTTGGCGTCCAGCCAAACTTCCCGAGCGATGTTGCTCCATCCCAGGTTGGGTATGACGGTTCCCCAAACAGCCAGGTCGGGCTCCGCAAGATTCGCCATCGCCTGGACCACAGGCACTGATAACGAGACCGCGTCGTAGTTGGCCAACGCCCCGCTACCTCGGCCGAAGGGTGTCCGTAGCCCAGCCGCTACGAAAACAGGTTCAGCAAAGCGGCTCATACTGATCTCCCGGACATCGAAAGTTGAAAAAGAATGAGCGTGGGCGCTTCGCTGCGTTTAACCACCATAACGCTCAGTCTTGATGATGGAGGGGTCCAGGCCTGCCGAGAGCGCACCATCCGTTGCGATGGTGACGAAGCCGTTGGAGCCGCAGACGAAGACCTGCGAAGGGTTTCGGCCGAGACGGGAGATTGTCTCCTTGACCATCAAGCTGTCGATGCGCCGATCAAAGTCCGACGCGCGCATGGGCGCCTCGCGGGTTATCGCCAGCGCCAAGCTGAATGCCGGGTCGTCCGTTTCAATTGTGTGCAGTTCCCTCGAGAACAGCACGTCTTGGGCGGTCCGCGCCGACAGGAGCAGCGCAACCGGGACCGACTGCGCTAGGGATCGGCGCTGGCGGATCATCGCCATCAGCGGCACCACGCCGGAGCCCGCTCCCATCAGTAGGACTGGCTCGTCAGCGGGCTCCGGCCATAGGAAATGGCCACCGAGCGGTCCGCGGAGTTCGATCTCGTCGCCGGTTGCTGCGATATCATGGAAGAACGGTGAGACCTCGCCATCGTGAAGGCGCTCGATGGCGAGTTCGAGGATCGGAGATGAAGCGGGCGACGAGGCGATCGAATAGCTTCGCATCGCGGTGTAGCCGTCCGGCGCGGTCAGACGGACATCGACATGCTGGCCCGCGACATGAGTGAACGGGTTCCCCAACCGCAGGAAGAAGCTCTTGATACTCGGAGTCTGTTGGACGATTCCGTCGATGAAGCAGGACTGCCACGATGCGGGTTGCGCGCCGATCTCAGTCATGGGTGTATCTTTGCTCGCGCCAAGGATCGCCGTAGATGTGGTAACCACGCAGCTCCCAGAAGCCGGCTTCATCGCGCGTTGTGAATTGCAGCGCGTTCACCCACTTTGCGGACTTCCAGAAGTATAGGTGGGGAACGAGGAGGCGCGCCGGTCCTCCATGGTCGCGCGGAAGCGGCTGGCCCTCATAGTTCAGAGCGACCATCGCCTTCCCCGACAACATGTCGGCCAAGGGAACATTCGTCGAATACCCATCGTAGCAATGCGCCAAGACGAATTCGGTTGGCCGCTCAATCCCTGCTGCCGCAAGGATGTCCTCGATGAGCACGCCTTCCCATGCAGTATCGAGCTTGGACCAGGACGTCACACAGTGAATGTCTTTGGTCACCTTCGTCTTGGGCAGCGCGTTGAACTCGCCCCAATTCCAGACCTTAATGGGTCTCGGGCCGATCTTGACCGTGAACTTCCAGTCGGATGTCTCAATGCGCGGCGTCGGTCCCGCTGTCAGAACCGGAAAATTCTCAACGAGGTGCTGACCAGGCGGAACTCGGTTCGAGTGGTCGCCGCCTGAGCCGCGGCCCGTAAAACCTCTGGTGACCATGCCCAACCCCCTTGCTTGTCACGACAGACCGAAACCGGGTTCATCACAGACTATTAGGAGCAAGAACGTAGCGTAAGCAAAGGTCATGCTTTCCGATAGGTCGGATATTAGATCACCGGTGTTCGTTGCAGTATTAAGATGATTTCGCCCACTATGAGTTACGACGATTGCCTAGATACTATAGAGGCATATCGCCAAGTTTGACCAATGCCTGTTCGCTATAGTTTCGATAGCTTCTTAGAATAGTCGAGGGAGCGCTGAGGCGAGAGGCGGCCCAGCGTCGGCCAAGGGTATAGAAACTATGCTGAGCAGCTATTGGAATTGTCTATCATAACAATTCATAGTCGTGGCTGCCGAAATCCTGGTTTTCTGAGGCATAGTTCGAAAGAAATCCCGATCTTATCGATCAAGAGACCTCAAGACGAACAGCGCAGATACGTGCAGCAGTTCGTCTGTCGCCGCCATCACCGGCCAGACATGGCCTGCTGCATTGAGGTTGGAGAAATCGGTGAGAGAGACCGGACCGCAAGCGCCCGAGCTTCGTGTGCAGCATTGGATCGGCGAGGATGGACACCGCCTCGATGCGTCCATCAAGCTTTCAGACATCGGTCCCGGGCCGAAGATTCTGTTCGCATTCCAGCACTGGTGCCGTGGCTGCCATCTGCATGGCTTTCCCACGCTTCAAAGGTTGCATGGGGCGTTGGAATCCAGGGGCGTCGGGTTTGCCGTCATCCAAACCGTCTTCGAAGGCGCCCAAGAGAATACGTTCGAAAAATTGCGCGTCAATCAGCTTCAGTACGGCCTACCTGTCGCCTTCGGTCACGACGAGCCACTGCCAGGCGCACCGTTCCCAACGTTTATGGGGGATTACCACACCCGGGGAACGCCGTGGTTCGTGGTGATCGATGCCGATGGTCACATTGTCTTTTCTGACTTTCATCTCGATGCGGATCGTCTTGTGGCAGAATTCGAGCGGGCGTGATCTATGCCGCGTTGGCTGATCCTAACCGCCACTCACATCCTCGTCTTGTCCGTAGGCTTCGCCGGCGGGATCTACCTGCTGCCTATCCTGACTGCGCCGCCTTCGCCCACTGAAGTTGCGCTTCAAAACTCTGCTTCTGAAGCGGTCTATTTTGGTCGATTTGCGCGCGATCTGGAAGGCAGTGATCTCCTCCATTGGGGCACTGGAGAAGTTCGGATTGCGCCCGATCGGATCGCGCACCTAGGGCGTCTTTCGCCTGGTCCGGATTACAAGCTCTACCTCGCGCCCCGGTTCGTCGAGACCAAGGCGGCCTTCCTCGAGATCAAAAGCTCTTCGGTTAGGCTGGGCGATGTGAAGACCTTCAATGGGTTTATATTGCAGGTGCCCAGAGGCGTCGATGTTGACGATTACAGTGCAGTTGTCATCTGGTGCGAGGCTTTTGATCAATTCATCAGCGCTGCAGAGTATCGTGTTCCACATCAGGCTCTCAAATGAGCCAGGTAATGGACAATGTGAAGGCTGCTTGCACGCGTGGCCTCGTCCTCGCGCCAGTAGCCGCCTTGCTGTTGAGCGTCGCCATCTTGCTGCTCGGCAACGGGCTGCTGGGCACGCTTTTGATCGTCAGAGCTGGTCAGGAGGGCTTCTCGGCCGCTGCGATCAGCGCGATGATGTCGTTCTACTTCGCAGGCTTCACGATTGGCGCGCTGGTTTTGCCTCGCATCATTGTGTCGGTGGGGCACGTACGGACCTTCGCCGGCTTTGCGGCGATCGCATCGATGACCGCCCTTCTCCATGTAGCGTTCGTAGATCCGGTAGCTTGGATGCCGCTTCGGCTCGTGACCGGCTTCGCATATGCGGGTATGATCCTCGCAACGGAAAGCTGGCTCAATGCCCACGCGGTTCAATCCACATGCGGTCAGCTTTTGTCGATTTTCGGCGTTGTATCCATGGGTTCTTGGGCGACCGGACAGGCGCTCCTCAACATCGCTCCACCCGCCGATGTTACACTTTTCCTCATCGTCTCGCTGCTGATATCTGCCGCAGTGGTTCCGATCACTCTACTTCCCAGTCATTCGCCGGCCGATGTACGGCACGAGTCGGTTGCATTCAGGGATCTCTTTTCTGTTTCGCCCTTGGCGTCGATCGGCGTCTTCTTGGCCGGGCTGGCCATAGGCGGCTTCTGGGGCATGGGGCCCAATTTTGCGCAAAGGATCGGTCTCGACGTCGTCGGCATCTCCGCCTTCATGGCCGCAGTTCTCGGAGGAACGCTTGTGTTGCAATGGCCGCTCGGTTGGCTCTCCGACCGGGTGTCCAGGAACCTGGTCATCGCAGGAGCGGCGCTGGCATCCGCCGTGGCAGCCATCGGCGTGTCGGTGGCGGCAGACGCCCCTTTGCCCGTCCTTCTTGCGGCGGGAGCGCTCTTCGGCGGTTTTGGCATCCCGATCTACTCGCTGTGTCTCGCCGCCGCGAACGACGACCTTCCTCCAGGGCGGCTGCTCGGCACCGCGCGAGGGCTTCTGCTGCTCAACGGGATCGGAACGGCGGTGACGTGCCCCTGAGAATTTCCTCCACGCGGAGCTAGAGTCCGGCCCTTGAAAGGACGGACGGAATGAAACGAGCGAGATTTACGGAAGAGCAGATCATCGGGATCCTGCGGGAGAACGAGGCCGGCGCGAAAGCGGGCGAGCTGGCGCGCAAGCACGGCGTGTCGGAGGGCACGATCTACGCCTGGAAAGCCAAGTTCGGCGGGATGAGCGTGTCGGACGCCCAGCGCCTGCGCGCCCTGGAAGATGAGAACGGAAAGCTGAAGCGCCTGCTGGCCGACGCCATGCTCGACAAGGCGGCGCTGAACGATCTGCTCTCAAAAAAGTGGTAGGGCCCGCGGCGATGCGCCAGGCCGTCGCCCATGTGAAGGCGACGTTCGGCGTCAGCGAGCGGCGGGCCTGCTCCATCATCAAGGCCGACCGCAAATCGGTGCGCTATCGCTCTTGCCGCCCGCCAGACACGGCGCTGCGGGAGCGGCTGCGCGCCCTGGCTGTCGAGCGGCGACGGTTCGGTTATCGCCGGC
Protein-coding sequences here:
- a CDS encoding response regulator, with translation MNKPVVLVVEDEPLLRLFASDMIEEAGFEVLEASDASAALVALEERRDIRVVFTDVDMPGGIDGIMLAIRIRNKWPTIQIIITSGRPWPEEAVVPPDIPFFSKPYRQDRVLDAVRKMAA
- a CDS encoding DM13 domain-containing protein — translated: MPRWLILTATHILVLSVGFAGGIYLLPILTAPPSPTEVALQNSASEAVYFGRFARDLEGSDLLHWGTGEVRIAPDRIAHLGRLSPGPDYKLYLAPRFVETKAAFLEIKSSSVRLGDVKTFNGFILQVPRGVDVDDYSAVVIWCEAFDQFISAAEYRVPHQALK
- a CDS encoding MFS transporter — translated: MDNVKAACTRGLVLAPVAALLLSVAILLLGNGLLGTLLIVRAGQEGFSAAAISAMMSFYFAGFTIGALVLPRIIVSVGHVRTFAGFAAIASMTALLHVAFVDPVAWMPLRLVTGFAYAGMILATESWLNAHAVQSTCGQLLSIFGVVSMGSWATGQALLNIAPPADVTLFLIVSLLISAAVVPITLLPSHSPADVRHESVAFRDLFSVSPLASIGVFLAGLAIGGFWGMGPNFAQRIGLDVVGISAFMAAVLGGTLVLQWPLGWLSDRVSRNLVIAGAALASAVAAIGVSVAADAPLPVLLAAGALFGGFGIPIYSLCLAAANDDLPPGRLLGTARGLLLLNGIGTAVTCP
- a CDS encoding NADP-dependent oxidoreductase, with product MKAIRFHEFGAPGVLRYEDAPKPAVRPGEVLVRVHAAGLNPPDWYLREGYKALPPEWRPPIELPAIPGSDVSGIVEAVAPDVTAFSPGDEVFGMIRFPSFGESLGYAEYVSAPASDLALKPRGLDHVHAAAAPMSGLTAWQYLIELGHSEPNPLQPGRHDPVPLEGKSVMINGAGGGVGHLALQLAKHKGARVIAIASGRHETFLRDLGADEFIDYTKIKAEDSVREVDLVVDAVGGPTASRFLRSIRRGGALFPIFPLGFAGHDEAANLGVTVSATQVRSNGAQLAELGRLLDSGTVRVAVDSTYPLSEAAAAHERAEAGHIQGKIVLIVEGGDAAVTREAGTSGGQWPPRVQGH
- a CDS encoding ferredoxin reductase; amino-acid sequence: MTEIGAQPASWQSCFIDGIVQQTPSIKSFFLRLGNPFTHVAGQHVDVRLTAPDGYTAMRSYSIASSPASSPILELAIERLHDGEVSPFFHDIAATGDEIELRGPLGGHFLWPEPADEPVLLMGAGSGVVPLMAMIRQRRSLAQSVPVALLLSARTAQDVLFSRELHTIETDDPAFSLALAITREAPMRASDFDRRIDSLMVKETISRLGRNPSQVFVCGSNGFVTIATDGALSAGLDPSIIKTERYGG
- a CDS encoding TlpA family protein disulfide reductase codes for the protein MRETGPQAPELRVQHWIGEDGHRLDASIKLSDIGPGPKILFAFQHWCRGCHLHGFPTLQRLHGALESRGVGFAVIQTVFEGAQENTFEKLRVNQLQYGLPVAFGHDEPLPGAPFPTFMGDYHTRGTPWFVVIDADGHIVFSDFHLDADRLVAEFERA
- a CDS encoding acetyl-CoA C-acyltransferase, with product MANYDAVSLSVPVVQAMANLAEPDLAVWGTVIPNLGWSNIAREVWLDAKLNPSIPAFSVVLACSTSMTATFAAAGLLGGGTDLTMVGGAEVMSRPSLALTAEASKRLTDLFGQDPAAALSALQSLTPHDFVLPTKGWANRITGRTMGDHMEETAKAWRVSREAQDDWALKSHQRAVAGWDNGFFDDLVTSLPELARDANPRADTSAERLAALKPAFDRESGQGSLTAGNSSPITDGAAGCWVANDAGLRRLPAGTPFARLVDYEVSAVDLHTEGLLMAPSYGIPRLLARHRLGFSDIALWEIHEAFAAQVLANVAAIADPDWVREKAGVEAAMGEFDWTRVNPNGGSVAIGHPFGATGARDLSQAVKELWALPVGSRGIVSICADGGQGTVALLERV
- a CDS encoding sulfite oxidase-like oxidoreductase, translating into MVTRGFTGRGSGGDHSNRVPPGQHLVENFPVLTAGPTPRIETSDWKFTVKIGPRPIKVWNWGEFNALPKTKVTKDIHCVTSWSKLDTAWEGVLIEDILAAAGIERPTEFVLAHCYDGYSTNVPLADMLSGKAMVALNYEGQPLPRDHGGPARLLVPHLYFWKSAKWVNALQFTTRDEAGFWELRGYHIYGDPWREQRYTHD
- a CDS encoding sensor histidine kinase, yielding MLSLSASAADAGAVQRAKALAELMVLDTPDEQSFDDLVFVAAKACGVPIALITLLDTDRQWFKAKYGLDVCETDIEHSVCRIDIDKGDLLEIVDLTADARTKRNPLVTGEKHFRAYAGAPLVLRSGAVVGRLCVIDTAPRPAGLSEMERAMLQALARLASENLELRRIAKASERLTELQTALVEIGEVIRSSSGTEEMTSGTSAIVGRTLATDRAGFGTVDHDVETINVETHWTAPGVMSIAGRHRLDEFGSLHKPLVDGDPLIVRDALSDERALHNLDGALRIGIRAVIDMPVRDQGKTIAVFFVHCGTPRLWPAEEIAFLRSAADRLEAGVARHRAEQRQHIVNGEIAHRLKNTLTMVQAIASQTLRTVTDRDAVYAFEGRLMALSAAHDALLQTSWTQADLQAVAATVIEAIGFSDRVRMAGLPVALGPRAALSFSLIVHELLTNACKYGALTNDYGKVSLSWGVEDSQDGDLLKIEWREQGGPPVVPPTRKGFGSKLISIGLVGTGGVDLRFDPEGLAADLHASMRQLVQA